One genomic region from Solwaraspora sp. WMMD792 encodes:
- a CDS encoding GNAT family N-acetyltransferase — translation MAELTTPRLVLRHWRGSDLEPWVAMNADPQVREFFPGLATREQSATTMSRCQAGLDQRGWGWWAVEVTETGEFIGMTGLSPVEANMPFDGVEVGWRLRRDAWGNGYATEAARACLAYGFDTLGLPEIVALTAVGNLRSQAVMRRIGMTRDPDGDFDHPNVPDGPVRRHALFRIRPGRRP, via the coding sequence ATGGCGGAGTTGACCACGCCGCGGCTGGTGCTGCGGCACTGGCGCGGGTCCGACCTGGAGCCGTGGGTGGCGATGAACGCCGACCCTCAGGTGCGGGAGTTCTTCCCGGGCCTGGCGACCCGCGAGCAGAGTGCCACCACCATGTCCCGCTGCCAGGCTGGCCTGGACCAGCGTGGCTGGGGCTGGTGGGCGGTCGAGGTGACGGAGACCGGCGAGTTCATCGGCATGACCGGCCTGAGCCCGGTGGAGGCCAACATGCCGTTCGACGGGGTCGAGGTCGGCTGGCGGCTGCGCCGCGACGCCTGGGGCAACGGGTACGCGACCGAAGCCGCCCGCGCCTGCCTGGCGTACGGCTTCGACACCCTCGGCCTGCCGGAGATCGTCGCGTTGACCGCCGTCGGCAACCTGCGCTCGCAGGCGGTGATGCGGCGGATCGGGATGACCCGTGACCCGGACGGCGACTTCGACCACCCGAACGTGCCCGACGGCCCGGTGCGCCGCCACGCACTCTTCCGGATCAGGCCGGGACGCAGACCGTGA
- a CDS encoding monooxygenase has protein sequence MNDPVDHAAPVPDHAAPGSGLVTLHVWRVPRRRLPRVLARMAVDARRLRRVDGVRFAKLLGTGTGTGFGPTDVDPTRWAALVVWDDPAAAAGFDTSPVGQSWRRIADARVRVDLRPLHSRGRWSGIAPFGEPSGGPGGEPGGGQPGAGRPVLALTRARLRPAKAVTFWRAVPPVAAALADADGLHCRFGVGEAPLGWQGTVSVWRDTADLTRFAYRHPQHRAAITRTPVTQWYAEELFARFEVLGVTGDRAVLGWAGEDEDGTCGAGGG, from the coding sequence GTGAACGACCCGGTCGACCACGCGGCCCCGGTTCCCGACCACGCGGCCCCGGGTTCCGGGCTGGTCACGCTGCACGTCTGGCGGGTCCCCCGGCGACGGTTGCCGCGCGTGCTGGCCCGGATGGCCGTCGACGCCCGCCGGCTGCGGCGCGTCGACGGCGTACGGTTCGCCAAACTGCTCGGCACCGGAACCGGCACCGGATTCGGGCCCACCGACGTCGACCCGACCCGGTGGGCGGCGCTGGTGGTGTGGGACGACCCGGCGGCGGCGGCCGGGTTCGACACCTCGCCGGTCGGGCAGTCGTGGCGACGGATCGCCGACGCGCGGGTCCGCGTCGACCTGCGGCCGTTGCACAGCCGGGGCCGCTGGTCCGGCATCGCGCCGTTCGGCGAGCCGAGCGGTGGGCCGGGCGGCGAGCCGGGCGGTGGGCAGCCCGGCGCCGGGCGACCGGTGTTGGCGTTGACCCGGGCGCGGCTGCGGCCGGCGAAGGCGGTCACCTTCTGGCGGGCGGTGCCGCCGGTCGCCGCCGCCCTGGCCGACGCCGACGGGCTGCACTGCCGATTCGGCGTCGGCGAGGCACCGCTCGGCTGGCAGGGCACCGTCAGCGTGTGGCGGGACACGGCGGATCTGACCCGGTTCGCGTACCGTCACCCGCAGCACCGGGCGGCCATCACCCGGACCCCGGTGACACAGTGGTACGCCGAGGAGCTCTTCGCCCGGTTCGAGGTGCTCGGTGTCACCGGCGACCGGGCCGTGCTGGGCTGGGCCGGAGAGGACGAGGATGGGACATGCGGTGCTGGCGGCGGATGA
- a CDS encoding polyprenyl synthetase family protein, with product MADSITVAPTDRADLRRRVDRALADFLQGRRRWLGDVDEALLPVAAAIEDFVLGGGKRLRPAFGYWGYRGAGGGDSPEVVAALAALEFVQASALIHDDLVDGSDTRRGEPSIHRRFAAHHRRSGWRGPADGFGASAAVLLGDLCLVWSDELLHGAGLTDGMLRRARPVFDEMRTEVTVGQYLDVLTQFTGDTSVHRATQVARLKSAKYTVERPLLLGAALADAPAAVAAGYSGYGLPLGEAFQLRDDVLGVFGDPALTGKPAGDDLREGKRTFLVASAYRTTSPAGRALLDDRLGDPALDADGIERLREVIVASGALAVTEARITELTERALTALAPVPVEPEAGQVLRELAVAATTRTG from the coding sequence GTGGCAGACAGCATCACGGTGGCGCCGACCGATCGGGCCGACCTGCGTCGACGTGTCGACCGGGCGTTGGCCGACTTCCTCCAGGGCCGGCGACGCTGGCTGGGCGACGTCGACGAGGCGCTGCTGCCGGTGGCCGCGGCGATCGAGGACTTCGTGCTCGGCGGCGGCAAACGGCTGCGGCCGGCGTTCGGCTACTGGGGTTACCGGGGAGCCGGCGGCGGCGACTCACCCGAGGTGGTCGCGGCCCTGGCTGCACTGGAGTTCGTGCAGGCCAGCGCCCTGATTCACGACGATCTGGTGGACGGTTCGGACACCCGGCGCGGCGAGCCGTCGATCCACCGGCGGTTCGCCGCGCACCACCGGCGCAGCGGGTGGCGCGGGCCGGCGGACGGCTTCGGTGCCTCGGCGGCGGTGCTGCTGGGCGACCTGTGCCTGGTCTGGTCCGACGAGCTGCTGCACGGTGCCGGGCTGACCGACGGGATGCTGCGCCGGGCCCGGCCGGTCTTCGACGAGATGCGCACCGAGGTCACCGTCGGGCAGTACCTGGACGTGCTCACCCAGTTCACCGGCGACACCTCGGTGCACCGGGCCACCCAGGTGGCCCGGCTCAAGTCGGCGAAGTACACCGTGGAGCGGCCGCTGCTGCTGGGCGCGGCGTTGGCCGACGCGCCGGCCGCCGTCGCCGCCGGCTACTCCGGGTACGGGCTGCCGCTCGGTGAGGCGTTCCAGCTGCGCGACGACGTACTCGGGGTGTTCGGTGACCCGGCGCTCACCGGCAAGCCGGCCGGTGACGACCTGCGGGAGGGCAAACGCACCTTCCTGGTGGCGTCGGCGTACCGGACGACGTCGCCGGCCGGCCGGGCGTTGCTGGACGACCGGCTCGGTGACCCGGCGCTCGACGCCGACGGGATCGAGCGGCTGCGCGAGGTGATCGTGGCCAGTGGTGCGTTGGCCGTCACCGAGGCGCGGATCACCGAGCTGACCGAGCGGGCGTTGACCGCGTTGGCGCCGGTGCCGGTCGAGCCCGAGGCCGGGCAGGTGCTCCGGGAGCTGGCGGTGGCGGCGACCACCCGTACCGGCTGA
- the crtI gene encoding phytoene desaturase family protein produces MSRVVVIGAGVGGLAAAIRLAHGGHDVTVIEQADTVGGKLARWTRQTPAGAFTFDTGPSLLTLPQVFADLFDGTGEPLEKVLDLVELDPIVRHRFPAGPGGPVGRLDPCWLDSCADPATFAERIAVAFGDGAADDWQRVWRRARRIWDASWRDVLRREVSSPLAMARMAYRLGDLTAVAPGRSLRGVLRREVRDPRLRTLLERYATYTGADPRRAPAALLAVPYAELTFGGWYVRGGLGALADALLSRCLDLGVVVRTGSTVTAIDAAGGRVHGVRVAGEARPVPADVVVANVDASRVYRELLPHARRLTRLADRSLGGFVLLLGVRGRTPELAHHTVFFPRDYDAEFDAVFGDPGRGRPARPVTDPTIFVTVADDPAARPDGHEAWFVLVNAARQDLSLAGVDWRRPGLADAYADQVLRVLADRGVDVRDRLLFREVRTPADLAASTGTPGGSIYGTAGGLLRPANRAPAAGLFLVGGSVHPGGGLPMVTLSAQIVADRIGPAGR; encoded by the coding sequence ATGAGCCGGGTGGTGGTGATCGGCGCCGGGGTCGGCGGGTTGGCCGCCGCGATCCGGCTGGCACACGGCGGGCACGACGTCACCGTCATCGAACAGGCCGACACCGTCGGCGGGAAACTGGCCCGCTGGACCCGGCAGACCCCCGCCGGTGCGTTCACCTTCGACACCGGGCCGAGCCTGCTGACCCTGCCGCAGGTCTTCGCCGACCTGTTCGACGGCACCGGCGAACCACTGGAGAAGGTGCTGGATCTGGTCGAGCTGGATCCGATCGTGCGGCACCGGTTCCCGGCCGGGCCCGGTGGGCCGGTAGGACGGCTCGACCCGTGCTGGCTCGACTCGTGCGCCGACCCGGCGACGTTCGCCGAACGGATCGCGGTGGCCTTCGGCGACGGAGCCGCCGACGACTGGCAGCGGGTGTGGCGGCGGGCCCGACGGATCTGGGACGCCTCCTGGCGGGACGTGCTGCGCCGGGAGGTCAGCTCGCCGCTGGCGATGGCGCGGATGGCGTACCGGCTCGGCGACCTGACCGCGGTCGCCCCAGGCCGCAGCCTGCGCGGGGTGCTGCGCCGCGAGGTCCGCGACCCGCGACTGCGGACCCTGCTGGAGCGGTACGCCACCTACACCGGCGCGGACCCACGGCGGGCCCCGGCGGCGCTGCTCGCCGTGCCGTACGCCGAGTTGACCTTCGGCGGCTGGTACGTGCGGGGCGGGCTGGGGGCGCTCGCCGACGCGCTGCTGTCCCGCTGCCTGGACCTGGGCGTGGTGGTGCGCACCGGGTCGACGGTCACCGCGATCGACGCGGCCGGTGGCCGGGTGCACGGCGTCCGGGTGGCCGGTGAGGCCCGTCCGGTGCCGGCCGACGTGGTGGTGGCCAACGTGGACGCGTCGCGGGTCTACCGGGAGTTGCTGCCGCACGCCCGGCGGCTGACCCGACTGGCCGACCGCAGCCTCGGCGGTTTCGTACTGCTGCTCGGGGTGCGCGGCCGGACCCCGGAGCTGGCCCACCACACGGTGTTCTTCCCGCGCGACTACGACGCCGAGTTCGACGCGGTGTTCGGTGATCCGGGGCGGGGTCGGCCGGCCCGGCCGGTCACCGACCCGACGATCTTCGTGACGGTCGCCGACGACCCGGCGGCCCGGCCGGACGGTCACGAGGCGTGGTTCGTGCTGGTCAACGCGGCCCGCCAGGACCTGTCGCTGGCCGGGGTGGACTGGCGCCGGCCGGGTCTGGCCGACGCGTACGCCGATCAGGTGCTGCGGGTGCTGGCCGACCGGGGGGTGGACGTGCGGGACCGGCTGCTGTTCCGCGAGGTGCGGACACCGGCGGACCTGGCCGCGTCGACCGGCACGCCGGGCGGGTCTATCTACGGTACGGCCGGCGGGCTGCTGCGCCCGGCGAACCGGGCACCGGCGGCCGGACTGTTCCTGGTCGGCGGGTCGGTGCACCCCGGTGGCGGGCTGCCGATGGTGACCCTGTCAGCGCAGATCGTCGCCGACCGGATCGGCCCGGCCGGCCGCTGA
- a CDS encoding glycosyltransferase family 2 protein: MTGWTAAATGALGIVAVLLALTAATLVNTLRWLRRPGPAAPVTEPVSILLPLRDEADRVAPCLRALLAQRQLTDWWIVVLDDGSTDGTAEVVAEVAGDDPRVRLITGAPLPPGWLGKPHACQQLADAVSFMPDGVLVFVDADVVLAPDAVAAAVGTLRSVPAQLLSPYPRIVAGSVGERLVQPLLQWSWLTFLPLRAMERSPRTSLAAAGGQFLLVDHDAYRRAGGHAAVRDQVLEDIGLARAVKRVGGRIALADGSALATCRMYGSWRELSAGYTKSLWASLPSPAGAAAVVAGLLTLYAAPPVLGVVGLAGLAAGAGPAAAALVAAGAVGYGLGVAGRTLAARATGGRAMPDGLAHPVSVALLGWLVIRSYYLRKRRRLAWRGRPVALP; encoded by the coding sequence ATGACCGGGTGGACGGCGGCCGCGACGGGTGCGCTCGGCATCGTCGCGGTGCTGCTGGCGCTGACCGCGGCGACGCTGGTCAACACGCTGCGCTGGCTGCGCCGGCCCGGCCCGGCGGCACCGGTGACCGAACCGGTGTCGATCCTGCTGCCGCTGCGCGACGAGGCCGACCGGGTGGCACCGTGCCTGCGGGCGCTGCTCGCCCAACGGCAGCTGACCGACTGGTGGATCGTGGTGCTCGACGACGGGTCGACCGACGGCACCGCCGAGGTGGTCGCCGAGGTGGCCGGCGACGACCCCCGGGTACGGCTGATCACCGGTGCCCCGCTGCCGCCCGGCTGGCTGGGCAAGCCGCACGCCTGCCAGCAGCTCGCGGACGCGGTCTCCTTCATGCCGGACGGGGTACTGGTCTTCGTCGACGCCGATGTGGTCCTCGCCCCTGATGCGGTGGCCGCCGCCGTCGGCACCCTGCGGTCGGTGCCGGCGCAGCTGCTCAGCCCGTACCCGCGGATCGTCGCCGGGTCGGTCGGCGAGCGGCTGGTGCAGCCGCTGCTGCAGTGGAGCTGGCTGACGTTCCTGCCGCTGCGCGCGATGGAACGTTCGCCGCGTACCTCGCTGGCCGCCGCCGGCGGCCAGTTCCTACTGGTCGACCACGACGCGTACCGGCGGGCCGGCGGGCACGCCGCCGTGCGGGACCAGGTGCTGGAGGACATCGGGCTGGCCCGTGCGGTGAAGCGGGTCGGTGGGCGGATCGCCCTGGCCGACGGTTCGGCGTTGGCGACCTGCCGGATGTACGGGTCCTGGCGGGAGCTGTCCGCCGGCTACACCAAGTCGCTGTGGGCGTCGCTGCCGTCGCCGGCCGGCGCGGCCGCCGTCGTGGCCGGACTGTTGACGTTGTACGCGGCCCCGCCGGTGCTCGGCGTTGTCGGGCTGGCCGGGCTGGCCGCCGGGGCCGGTCCGGCGGCGGCGGCGCTGGTCGCGGCCGGTGCCGTCGGGTACGGGCTCGGGGTGGCCGGGCGGACGCTCGCCGCCCGGGCCACCGGCGGCCGGGCGATGCCGGACGGATTGGCACATCCGGTCTCGGTCGCGCTGCTCGGCTGGCTCGTGATCCGGTCCTACTATCTGCGCAAGCGACGGCGCCTCGCCTGGCGCGGTCGCCCGGTGGCCCTGCCCTGA
- a CDS encoding CDP-alcohol phosphatidyltransferase family protein, with the protein METRLNWQDYAVTWARLHGGFDPRTATPVVRYWLRAAHAVADLLGRAKVGPTAVTAAGVLLCLGVPVLAPRGGPGLLAAAGLVLLAAVADTVDGALAVVTGRTTRLGYVYDSLADRAGEAFWLLGFWLAGAPGPLVVAAGTLSWLHEYLRARAAAAGMREIGAVTVGERPTRVSIALVGLLLAGAAALIAPDLAAGVLTLATSVWVLLGLFGLSQLFTAVRRALA; encoded by the coding sequence GTGGAGACCCGGCTCAACTGGCAGGACTACGCCGTCACCTGGGCACGGCTGCACGGCGGTTTCGACCCCCGCACCGCCACCCCGGTGGTGCGCTACTGGCTGCGCGCCGCGCACGCCGTCGCCGACCTGCTCGGCCGGGCCAAGGTCGGCCCGACCGCGGTCACCGCCGCCGGAGTGCTGCTCTGCCTCGGGGTGCCGGTGCTCGCCCCGCGCGGCGGTCCCGGTCTGCTCGCCGCCGCCGGCCTGGTGCTGCTGGCCGCGGTCGCCGACACCGTCGACGGTGCGCTGGCCGTGGTCACCGGCCGGACCACCCGGCTCGGCTACGTCTACGACTCGCTCGCCGACCGGGCGGGTGAGGCGTTCTGGCTGCTCGGTTTCTGGCTGGCCGGCGCCCCCGGCCCGCTGGTCGTCGCCGCCGGCACGCTGTCCTGGCTGCACGAGTACCTGCGGGCCCGGGCAGCGGCGGCCGGCATGCGGGAGATCGGCGCGGTGACGGTCGGGGAGCGACCGACCCGGGTCAGCATCGCCCTGGTCGGCCTGCTGCTGGCCGGTGCCGCCGCGCTGATTGCGCCGGATCTCGCCGCCGGGGTGCTCACCCTGGCCACCTCGGTCTGGGTGCTGCTCGGCCTGTTCGGGCTCAGCCAACTGTTCACCGCCGTCCGCCGCGCCCTGGCCTGA
- a CDS encoding YegS/Rv2252/BmrU family lipid kinase encodes MSAPKRVAVVAHRKKTLGGGLDELRAAIAGHGAEDIDWYEVPKSRKAPKKARRAVERGAELVFVWGGDGMVQRCLDALAGRDATVAIVPAGTANLLAGNLGVPEDLGEAVRIGFQGERRRLDLGRVNGEHFAVMAGAGFDGRLIRDADRDLKDRAGKLAYVWTGLRHVGGVTPRTRIKVDGTTWFDEPASCVLVGNVGRITGGIHAFDDARPDDGWLEVGVTTAQGAAEWARTLGRMAVGRSERSPFVRMTRARRVDIRLAEPMTYELDGGARGQAKKLKVRVVPAAITVCVPA; translated from the coding sequence ATGAGTGCACCGAAACGGGTCGCCGTCGTCGCGCACCGCAAGAAGACCCTCGGCGGCGGCCTCGACGAGTTGCGCGCGGCGATCGCCGGGCACGGCGCCGAGGACATCGACTGGTACGAGGTGCCGAAGAGCCGCAAGGCACCGAAGAAGGCCCGCCGGGCCGTCGAGCGGGGCGCCGAGCTGGTCTTCGTGTGGGGCGGCGACGGGATGGTGCAACGCTGCCTGGACGCGCTGGCCGGCCGCGACGCCACCGTGGCGATCGTCCCCGCCGGCACGGCGAACCTGCTGGCGGGCAACCTCGGTGTGCCCGAGGACCTCGGCGAGGCGGTGCGGATCGGTTTCCAGGGCGAACGTCGCCGGCTCGACCTGGGCAGGGTCAACGGCGAGCATTTCGCGGTGATGGCCGGGGCCGGTTTTGACGGGCGGCTGATCCGCGACGCCGACCGAGACCTGAAGGACCGGGCCGGCAAACTCGCGTACGTCTGGACCGGTCTGCGCCACGTCGGCGGCGTCACGCCCCGGACCCGGATCAAGGTCGACGGCACGACCTGGTTCGACGAGCCGGCCAGCTGCGTCCTGGTCGGCAACGTCGGCCGGATCACCGGCGGCATCCACGCCTTCGACGATGCCCGGCCTGACGACGGCTGGCTGGAGGTCGGGGTGACCACCGCGCAGGGGGCGGCAGAGTGGGCGCGCACGCTGGGTCGGATGGCGGTCGGGCGCTCGGAGCGCTCCCCGTTCGTCCGAATGACCCGGGCCCGGCGGGTCGACATCCGGCTGGCCGAGCCGATGACGTACGAACTCGACGGCGGCGCCCGGGGTCAGGCCAAGAAGCTGAAGGTACGGGTGGTGCCCGCCGCGATCACGGTCTGCGTCCCGGCCTGA
- a CDS encoding YbaK/EbsC family protein, translating into MQTHPNVQAVQDALNTADARDGSGANCRVRLLPDAVHTAAAAAAALDIEVGQIANSLIFDADGEPLLVLTSGAHRVDTAKVAADLGVYALRRATPEFVREHTGQPIGGVAPLGHPKPVRTLVDVALEQYPEIWAAGGVPRAVFPTTYAELLRITAGTAAEVA; encoded by the coding sequence ATGCAGACACATCCGAACGTGCAGGCGGTGCAGGACGCGTTGAACACCGCCGACGCCCGGGACGGCTCCGGTGCCAACTGCCGGGTCCGGCTACTGCCGGACGCGGTGCACACCGCCGCCGCGGCGGCCGCCGCCCTCGACATCGAGGTGGGGCAGATCGCCAACTCGTTGATCTTCGACGCCGACGGTGAGCCGCTGCTGGTGCTCACCTCGGGTGCACACCGGGTGGACACCGCGAAGGTCGCCGCCGACCTCGGCGTCTACGCGCTGCGCCGAGCCACCCCCGAGTTCGTCCGGGAACACACCGGGCAGCCGATCGGCGGGGTCGCGCCGCTGGGCCACCCCAAGCCGGTCCGCACCCTGGTCGACGTCGCCCTGGAGCAGTACCCGGAGATCTGGGCGGCCGGCGGCGTACCCCGGGCGGTCTTCCCGACCACCTACGCCGAGCTGCTGCGGATCACCGCCGGCACCGCCGCCGAGGTGGCGTGA
- the metF gene encoding methylenetetrahydrofolate reductase [NAD(P)H]: MALGLPSVLPGSQPSIGELIRAGQPTFSFEFFPPKTPAGEQLLWQAIRELEPLRPSFVSITYGAGGTTRDTTVDLTERIATETTLLPMAHLTAVDHSVAELRNVIGRLAGAGVRNVLAVRGDPPGDPTGEWVAHPQGVHYAEDLVRLVRESGDFSVGVAAFPYKHPRSPDIATDTRYFIRKCRAGADFAITQMVFDADDYLRLRDRVAAAGCDTPILPGVMPVTKLATIERSEQLSGAPFPPALAAQFAQVADDADAVRRLGIDQANQLCQRLIDEGVPGLHFITMNRSTATREVWLNVAAGTRA; encoded by the coding sequence GTGGCTCTCGGTCTACCGTCCGTACTCCCCGGCTCGCAGCCGTCGATCGGGGAGCTGATCCGCGCCGGCCAGCCGACCTTCTCGTTCGAGTTCTTCCCACCGAAGACCCCCGCCGGCGAGCAGCTGCTCTGGCAGGCGATCCGCGAGCTGGAGCCGCTGCGGCCGTCGTTCGTGTCGATCACCTACGGCGCCGGCGGCACCACCCGGGACACCACGGTCGACCTCACCGAACGGATCGCCACCGAGACGACCCTGCTGCCGATGGCGCACCTGACCGCCGTCGACCATTCGGTCGCCGAGCTGCGCAACGTCATCGGCCGGCTGGCCGGTGCCGGGGTCCGCAACGTGCTCGCCGTGCGCGGTGACCCGCCCGGCGACCCGACCGGGGAGTGGGTCGCCCACCCGCAGGGCGTGCACTACGCCGAGGACCTGGTCCGGCTGGTCCGCGAGTCGGGTGACTTCAGCGTCGGCGTGGCCGCCTTCCCGTACAAACATCCGCGCTCGCCGGACATCGCCACCGACACCCGGTACTTCATCCGCAAGTGCCGGGCCGGCGCGGACTTCGCGATCACCCAGATGGTCTTCGACGCCGACGACTACCTGCGGCTGCGGGACCGGGTCGCAGCGGCGGGCTGCGACACCCCGATCCTGCCCGGCGTGATGCCGGTCACCAAACTGGCCACCATTGAGCGCTCCGAGCAGCTGTCCGGTGCCCCGTTCCCGCCGGCGCTGGCCGCCCAGTTCGCCCAGGTCGCCGACGACGCCGACGCGGTCCGCCGGCTCGGCATCGACCAGGCCAACCAGCTCTGCCAGCGGCTGATCGACGAGGGCGTGCCGGGTCTGCACTTCATCACCATGAACCGGTCGACGGCCACCCGTGAGGTGTGGCTCAACGTCGCCGCCGGCACCCGGGCGTGA
- a CDS encoding NUDIX hydrolase yields MTAHRLRVAAYAVCVDQEQLLLARFVSPGGSRRHWTLPGGKVEHAEDPVDAVVREAAEETGYQVEVESLLGVDSRTVPAQRRLPGRGERHNLGVFYRVRVVGGALRPEVGGSTDLAQWVPLSQVPQLTRAVIVDVGLELDRTRPPSGHVTPVPVRGLLRH; encoded by the coding sequence ATGACTGCCCACCGGCTTCGGGTGGCCGCCTATGCGGTCTGTGTCGACCAGGAGCAGCTGCTGCTGGCCCGCTTCGTCTCGCCGGGCGGCTCGCGGCGGCACTGGACGCTGCCCGGCGGCAAGGTCGAACACGCCGAGGACCCGGTCGACGCGGTGGTCCGCGAGGCGGCCGAGGAGACCGGCTACCAGGTCGAGGTGGAGTCGCTGCTCGGCGTCGACTCCCGTACCGTGCCCGCGCAGCGCCGGCTGCCCGGCCGCGGCGAACGGCACAACCTGGGGGTCTTCTACCGGGTACGGGTCGTCGGCGGAGCGCTGCGGCCCGAGGTCGGCGGCTCCACCGACCTGGCACAGTGGGTGCCGCTGTCGCAGGTGCCGCAGCTGACCCGGGCGGTGATCGTCGACGTCGGTCTGGAGCTCGACCGCACCCGCCCGCCGAGCGGCCACGTCACCCCGGTTCCGGTACGCGGCCTGCTCCGCCACTGA
- a CDS encoding GNAT family N-acetyltransferase — MRLVPWLPDDLLRRLDDVVTVYGEAMNYRAELLEVRRGYIATHVRRPGFRAVATLTAEGALAGFGYGYRSAAGQWWHDQVRGALSKTARSTWLTDCFEVVELHVHPQAQGHGLGAHQLRTLLGMAAGATTLLSTPEADEQRSRAWRLYRRFGYVDVLRNFHFPGDERAFAVLGRTLPLPHPQAAPAAGAGPSTDPAPQRS; from the coding sequence ATGAGGCTGGTGCCGTGGCTGCCGGACGACCTGCTGCGGCGGCTCGACGACGTGGTCACCGTGTACGGCGAGGCGATGAACTACCGGGCCGAGCTGCTGGAGGTACGCCGCGGCTACATCGCCACCCACGTGCGGCGCCCCGGGTTCCGGGCGGTCGCCACCCTCACCGCCGAAGGCGCGCTCGCCGGGTTCGGCTACGGCTACCGGTCGGCCGCCGGGCAGTGGTGGCACGACCAGGTACGCGGTGCGCTGTCGAAAACCGCCCGCAGCACCTGGCTCACCGACTGCTTCGAAGTGGTGGAGCTGCACGTGCACCCGCAGGCGCAGGGGCACGGGCTCGGCGCCCACCAGCTGCGTACCCTGCTCGGGATGGCCGCCGGCGCGACCACCCTGCTGTCCACCCCGGAGGCCGACGAGCAGCGGTCCCGGGCCTGGCGGTTGTACCGGCGATTCGGCTACGTCGACGTGCTGCGCAACTTTCACTTTCCCGGCGACGAGCGGGCCTTCGCGGTCCTCGGCCGTACCCTGCCGCTGCCCCACCCGCAGGCCGCACCGGCTGCGGGGGCCGGGCCGTCGACGGACCCGGCGCCGCAGCGGTCATGA
- a CDS encoding carotenoid biosynthesis protein: MSARRVLPWALLALLVLAQIGYPLTGGGTRAGLTVATVVIGFVLSVGHAWLTRGPAAAAALLLVTTGGGLAVEACGVATGVPFGGYDYAGTLGPKLLGVPVVIPLAWTWMAWPAWLVAVRLVRPTAARIAVGAAALASWDLFLDPQMVTEGHWTWLDTDPALPGVPDVPIGNYLGWLAVAAVMMTLLRLTAGVDARRADGPADAPMYALYLWTYASSLLAHAVFLGLPASAGWGGLGMGLVAVPFAVMLIRTRRATRPGGRRPRRVT, translated from the coding sequence ATGAGCGCCCGACGGGTGCTGCCCTGGGCATTGCTGGCGCTGCTGGTGCTGGCCCAGATCGGCTACCCGCTGACCGGCGGCGGCACCCGGGCCGGATTGACCGTCGCCACCGTGGTGATCGGCTTCGTCCTGTCGGTCGGCCACGCGTGGCTGACCCGGGGGCCGGCCGCCGCCGCCGCGCTGCTGCTGGTCACCACCGGCGGTGGGCTGGCGGTCGAAGCCTGTGGGGTGGCGACCGGGGTCCCGTTCGGCGGCTACGACTACGCCGGCACGCTCGGGCCGAAGCTGCTCGGCGTACCGGTGGTGATCCCGCTGGCCTGGACCTGGATGGCCTGGCCGGCGTGGTTGGTCGCGGTGCGGCTGGTCCGCCCGACGGCGGCCCGGATCGCCGTCGGCGCGGCCGCGCTGGCCTCCTGGGACCTCTTCCTCGACCCGCAGATGGTCACCGAGGGCCACTGGACCTGGCTGGACACCGACCCGGCGCTGCCCGGGGTGCCGGACGTCCCGATCGGCAACTACCTGGGCTGGCTGGCCGTGGCAGCGGTGATGATGACGCTGCTGCGGCTCACCGCCGGGGTCGACGCCCGCCGGGCCGACGGGCCGGCGGACGCCCCGATGTACGCGCTGTACCTGTGGACGTACGCGTCGAGTCTGCTCGCCCACGCGGTGTTCCTCGGGCTGCCCGCCTCGGCCGGCTGGGGCGGGCTCGGCATGGGGCTGGTGGCGGTGCCGTTCGCGGTGATGCTGATCCGGACGCGGCGGGCGACACGACCTGGTGGACGACGGCCGCGACGGGTGACATGA